The following DNA comes from Erigeron canadensis isolate Cc75 chromosome 3, C_canadensis_v1, whole genome shotgun sequence.
CTTTGAGTGCTTCAAAGGAGATGCAAATCAGAgcagccttatcaaatgcttttgGCTTTGGAGGAACAAATGCATCACTCTTGTTTGCAAGTTTGTAGGAAGAAATATTGTATTGTTAGTTGTAATCAATTTTGACTACTAAACACTTTTTTGTTGAAATCTTGATTCTTTAAAGATAATTTCTTTTACAATAGTAGCTGTGAGAACATCCAATGACTCCAATACTCTAATCCAAACTCTACATATGCACAATACTTGAGAAACTAAACAAaatatgaagtccaactatgcgTTTATGACGAGTACAATGATCTAAAACCTTCTGTAAGCGGAACCACCTTGCCTGAAACCTTTGACTGCAACTTTGTCACAGCTTGACGAATTTCCTGCAAAtgcaaacaaaaataaaataaagaccAAAAGTTGAAAATGGTAAAAGAATTTGTCAGGGTTACTTGAGTACCTCAATATGGTAGCGTGAGGAAAAATGGGTCAGGAGAATGGCTTTGTTTCGGATCCATTCAGCATGCTCGATAATCTGAAGTTAGATATGTACAATCATTCCACAAGCACATATGAATGAATATATGATGAACCTTTTTCTAATATAAAAGGGTATAGTGTCATAGGAGGCAATATGGTTGGGTTGGGTCACAGGTCAAAGTAGGTTCACGCGAATAACTCAATCAAGGGTTGGCTGGACTCGAAAAcacttgattttgatttttgtcatccttttataattataactttgTTGATTATGATTGTagtatcataataattatatgggattaataatatacgagtataaatcTTCAAAGAAAGTGATTTATGAGGATGTATGCATTAGATAAAAATTAGGCCCAACTTCCAATCTGTTTGACACATCCCCTATTAGCTAAGCTTTTTTACTTGACTCGTTTGAGATGAAACACAGCCCACATTGATTCATTCATAATCGCATGAGTCAAGTTGCCACCTAGTTGTGTATTTTAGATGGAAATAATACCTCGTCAATATGCATGTGACCATGGTCTCGTGCATGCAAAATGTTGCATTGGTCGTCCAAAAAAGTAGCCTATCCAAGATTAAACTCCGGTTAAAAATTAGAACTTAATGCAAAGCTATCAGATACGAACTATGAAATTTACCTCAGTTATAAGAACTTTGGCCCTCAAGGCATCAGAACTTCGTGGATCAAGTAGAAAATCAGAATTCGTATCCCCAGTGAATGCCACTTCCGGGGACAATATGATATCTGTAATCTAAAAGTACAAATAGAAATCATGAAGAAATAAGATAATAAAAGGGTGCTTGTGCTTTGTGGAAAAGTAAAACTCCAAACCTCAATCCCagatttcttctttttctcaatttCTCGTCCTTTCAAATGAGCATATTGCTTTTTCAGCTTCTTGCGAACCGAGTAAATGACATAACCCTGAAGTTTATCACAAAAGTCGATTAATGACGAATATCATTCTTAATTTTAAGGGACAAGTGCTATCACAGCAGCCAATCAATTCCTTAGCAACACTAGGAATGTACTTTATCCAATGTATATCTAAaggaaaacacttttttttttaaaatggcttcctatcctactcctaaattacactcctaaattacacgaatGCCTAGACTCTCGAAAAATCTCCAATTAATCCAtccccacaaatgtgggaagtgggactcgaacccaggtggatcctcccaacgtcaaagaccttaccaatgagccAACAACCCCATTGGCAAGGAACACGCTAAAGAACCCTGAACCCCGTTGATTATTAAGTAACTAGGCCCTTTCTTATTTGATTATAAACTTATGACACATACTCGATGTTTCTTAATAGGTGGATCAATAGAAAGACATAAAACAGCCTACGATCATACCAAAGATCAAGAGAATGTACCTGACTCGGTATCACATGGTGTGTTTTAAATGGGCGGACAACAAGGTCGTTTCTTAGCTCGTATGTTTCTCCtgagaaaaaaaacatacatgttATGCTTTAAAAAGCATAAAGTGCCAATGTATCATAATCTGAAGAGGCCTTTAAAGAAACCAGACCTACATCCAGTGCAACCAAGTCAACATTTAACTCCACCTGACCCATCTTCCTGTGAAGTTCAATCAAGTTTTCAACATCCTCTTTAATGGAAGGAGGTACAAATACAGTCGGAGGACTCATGCTGTATAGGCCACGAGTTGCAATATACATCGGTAGCCCGCCctaaaaccataaaattcattCTTTACATAGGTTTTTCCAACCAACAAGgaattagcctagtggtaaggcaaGCACTTGGTGACcataaggtctcaggttcgatcccCGCTGGagacaaaaaataattcctttaaggtacccgttaccaatgaagcctagacccatacgtgaagtttaaatacgcgggtttgatccttcggggtgcccagatcatgtggggattaggatggaggtattttaccggcatcatatggctcatacggggtgggttgatgggtatccaattgtggtaccggggctagggttccccccATTACCATTTTTTTACATAGGTTTTTCTAAATATGAATCAACAAACTATAAAGTAAGTTAAAGGATGTGTGCATTGTCTTTTGCTGGTGATTATGCAGCATGAAATAGTCATAATAGATTGATATACGAAGAGAAAACGGGCTCAAAGAGACGGTGTTTGCATATGCTTATGTTGTTTGAAGTTGTGACAATCAGATAGTCGCAATTATTTGACAGTTTGACAAATTCTGCTTATTTCGGGAGCCTCAAAATCCTAAATATACTTTTGTTGCTGATAATCACAAACACTATTTATTCAACTTAAAATCCAATAACCAAATTTCAATAAGGCAAACTAGATGACCTGTACTATTATCTCAATATAAAACATACAAAACCCTTCATTCCGCCATATAAAAAGCGTCAACAGCTTTAAAAGGTTTTCcgaatttcattttcaaaacaaatttgaagcatttcagaaaagaaaaaaaaaatgtctcaAAGCTCTTTTAAAACTGCATTTtatctctagaaaatcacaaataatcacttttttatcTAACTATGTGCGTTTTGCAAACGTGATAATCAGATAATCTCATCCAAaacgcaatcccaaacaccctttcCAATTAAACCAACCATAAAAACCAcaactttttctatatatatgacTTAAAATCAAAATCTTACAATATGATCAAGGTGAGCATGAGTAATAAACAAGAAATTCATCCCAACGGCCCGGGGCGGACACCTTCCAATATCGAAAGCACACTTAAACTCAGGAATAATAACACAAGTCTCATGCCCACCAATTGAAACACCCTCAATATTATAACCTTCTAACCCAGTCCCTTTTCGAATAACCTCAGCCCTTGCTTTTCTATACTCTTGTTCCTCAATTGCATTCCCAATTGCTGACAAAAACCCAGATGTTTTCTGGGCCTTAATtgaagtattattattataaacatgggtttttgttggttttttcaATGTTATGAATTGATGTTGTTTTTGTGTTGTGTGAGGCTGTAATGGGGGCATCAATGGGCTTTTGACAGACATCAAGAATAACATGTTTTTTGTGTGACAAACAGAGGGTTTAACAAAGGTTTTGTGTTATCTGCTGATAATTtggatcaatttttttttttttttttcatttatgttATCTTGTGTTTTCTCAACAGATggatacttgaatattaaggtCACTTTTACTCCCTAAACTGTTTAAAGTTGTCACTTTTGGATTATATATAGTGTTCTgttttgtgtttcttttttttctttctattttctatttctattttaaattttattagcgATAACTACAACATTTATAGCTAACTTGTAGtaaaatattacgagtaatatataaaattaaacatttaaaaaatgattttctattgttattaaaatatttacagtGCCTTACTCATAATGTCTTATTCATTGCACTAAGAATTATGTTAGAAAAACTATTGATTTAAGATAAATGTTC
Coding sequences within:
- the LOC122592741 gene encoding tRNase Z TRZ2, chloroplastic, with amino-acid sequence MLFLMSVKSPLMPPLQPHTTQKQHQFITLKKPTKTHVYNNNTSIKAQKTSGFLSAIGNAIEEQEYRKARAEVIRKGTGLEGYNIEGVSIGGHETCVIIPEFKCAFDIGRCPPRAVGMNFLFITHAHLDHIGGLPMYIATRGLYSMSPPTVFVPPSIKEDVENLIELHRKMGQVELNVDLVALDVGETYELRNDLVVRPFKTHHVIPSQGYVIYSVRKKLKKQYAHLKGREIEKKKKSGIEITDIILSPEVAFTGDTNSDFLLDPRSSDALRAKVLITEATFLDDQCNILHARDHGHMHIDEIIEHAEWIRNKAILLTHFSSRYHIEEIRQAVTKLQSKVSGKVVPLTEGFRSLYSS